ccaataccttttgattagccttgtctcatGCTTTCTTGCCTTGTGgtaatctttattctgtattcactgagatatttgaatgctaatcaatcaaatcaaatcaaatcaaatcaaatcaaaatcatgTATAAAGTATGCAACCGCTGAAtcttttattaaacaaatattgaaCAAGTTCTCACAATCACCTCTTTACAATGGACTATAATGTTTAAATGATTTGCCTGTGTATAATAAACCATAACAGGACATTTCACATATCTGTAGTAACAAAATAACAGCCGGTctaaaaaatgtctttctgaAAACACTGCACGTCTTTAATGTGCTGCTTGCTTGCAACgtcttgatgttggtaaatacaataaatgaaaaatacatgTACAACACATTATGCTTCGGCTGTGACGTCCATCGGGAAGAGATGATTGTGAGAACTTGTTCATTATTTGTTCAATAAACAATGCAGCTGTTACACTTTTCAGTATCTGTTTGTATTTCGTGGAATCAACATTTGTGTGCGAGTACACAAAAATCAGTGCAGTTATTGCAGAAGtaccaaaaataaacaaagctgACTCACAACTGTACAATGTACAGTGTAACTGTTACAGCCtcactttgttttttcactaattgaaaatattttaatcacAATAATACAACCTGATGTGTAAATATTGGGATGACCACTAGATGGCTTCAGAGctccataaaataaaaattagcaGAAACATGAGACGTGCTCGTTtctacacaaataaataaaacaaagcattttaataacgacatgaaaaagaaaatactctAAAGTAGTTATTAACGCTTACTACGCTGACCTATTATTGCTCTTGTATATTACAGATTAGTATGAAGCAATTGCGAGAGTTTTTACTGAGACCATAAAAATACATCTCCCTGATGATGACGATCATGACGACGATGATAAAGATGATGACGAGTGCTTCACCAGATCTCAAACTGCGTGTGTTCCTTGAAGGCTGCTCTGTGCACGATGTTGTTGCTGAAGAGTCTAGAAAGAGACcaaagcagagagaggagacGTCACTCATTCACACTCATTCACACAGAATGAGAGTCTGAGCAGAAACTCCTTCACTCATGGTGACTGATTCATGTTGGCTCACCGCACAGAGTGGATGGAGGGGTTGATGGAGAGCAGCTGCAGTAACACATCAGTCGAAGCATCAGTGATCTGATTGTGACTCAGActgtaacacaaacaaaacatgtgGCTCTAACTCATCGCTGCACATTATATTACTGTAGTGTGTGTGAACAGGCTGATGGGTATTGGTGCCTCCCAGAGAAGGATCAGTGTGTGACACTCACTCTAGGACTTGGACTTTGTGCAGATGTGTGATGAGAGGGAGCAGCAGCTGGTCAGTGAGCTGACAGTGACTGAGGTCCAGCTCTGTCAGCCCCTCACACGAGTCCAGCATCTGGACCAAAGCCCCACAGACCCTCTGATCCAGTGTGGTGTGACTGAGATCCAGCTCTCCACCCAGGGCTCTACACAGGGACACCGCCCGCCTCACTGTGTCCCTCTCACTGTTCACAGGAACCAGAGacagcagctggaggaggacagTTTTACTGACTCTAAACAGGACAAACAGAGAAACTGTCAGGATGCATCAACACCAGTGTGAACAAAGTTCTCTCTGGTTCAGAATCTTCGGTGTTCTTTCCCACCTGAGGCGGACCCTGTGGAGGACAGGAAACAGCAGGTCCAGCACGCTGTCCTCCACCTCACAGTCTCGCAGGTCCAGCTGTGTGTCCCGGCTGCTGTGTGTCAGGATGGTGGAGACGGCCCTGCAGTCATCAGCAGACAGACTCAGAGGCTCAGTCTGATCCTCCTCTGGTGGCTCCACACAGGAGGAGCAGGACAGATCCAAGCTGTGCTGCAGAGTCCTCAGCAGGCCTGATGCTGCCTCCTGCTGGACGTCACAGGCAGCACAGCAGTGGATGAACCTCAGCAGCTGGTTCCTGTCAACACTGGACAGAAACGCATGGAGacagaaaaactaaaattatAGATGCTGCAAACTTACTGCTAGCTTCAATAAAATGTGTTGATCTTTAATACTAAATCAGATACCTCAGATACATTATTGTAATTACATGTTGGATTTATGCACAGCACTCATGTTATTAAGACAAAGTCACACTGAGCCCAGTTTCACTGCTTGGGCTGATTGTGCAGGTGGATGTTAACAGATAACATCTTTAAATGAATAAGGACTCGGTTTATCCGGCAACAGTTTTGTTCATAATTTACTGCATTTATCAGATTAAAGGCATCATTTGTCAGCAGTGATGAAGAGTAAATGTCTCCTTTGTGTCCAGGAAGCCACAGAAACACAGCGtgttgcagattattttaatggGTCCAGTTCAAATGTGTCTGCAGACAAACTTATGATTTCCAGCCTTCAGCTTATTGTTTGAGCAACTGATAAAAGCCCAGGAGGTGTAATGACAACACTTGataataactataattaatACAATCTAAATTGTTAATTAGACCAATTTTAATTCACTAAGCTTAAAATGACACTAATGCTGATGATACCATTTGGTAAAACCACAAATCAGAAGCAACCAGTCAGAGGCTGCAGTTTGGGAAACCCTGAAGATCACCAGAAATGTTTGGGCCTCATTTGTAAACTTCATAGAAATTATTTCCAATAATATATTTGTAAATAATTATCTGTATAATTAATGAGAAATTGCAAAGCTGAGATTtgtaaactttgtaaataattCATGAATATTGTGTATGACATCTAAAAACAGGACGGCTAATGCTAAGCTGCAGTGTGTTCAGTGATAAGTCGGCCCTTTGgtgtaaataaaaaacataaaacttttCATTAGTCTGAATTTCTTTAGTTGCTTAGTAAAGTTTGTGTTGGATTAAAATACAACAAACGGCTCTCGCTGTTGCCATGACAGCGGGCTAATGCTAAAGAAAAGCTTGTGTGAGTCTCTGAGACTAAATAACAGTCGGAGCATCTGTGATGAAACCCTCGATGATAAATAGTGAAACAAACATCTGGTCATCATTAAAGAACACATACTATAGTGATAACATGTTGTTTGTGTCATCAGAGTGTATTTATCGTCTCTTTCCAACATATAAGATGTGAAGCTTTAACATTCTCTACATTGTTGTTTATACATGTTGCCActatggctacgttcacactgcaggcaaaagcgcatcaaatccgatttttttttaccctatgcgacccatatctgatcacggtatgacagtgtgaacggcacaaatccgatattttcaaatccgatctgggtcacttccgtatgtggtactgaaaccgatacatatccgatgttttaaaaagcgactgctgtttgaatggtcaagtcgcattaaatccgtcttttacgtcactgacacgaGACAGACGCCGATTATCAGTGCCGGAGAAGCggccgagaagacatcgcgaacacttcctggccatccagtgtagatgtcagtgaaactgttgggaagacaacgttggagaaacgtgaacattttatttatactgtataatctgcagattctgacagaaacctgcaactatcctttgaagcaccgctcctctaaaacagcaataaggatcattattaggccatatgtaaataacaaaataacttaaagcaaaaattgggaaacgtaaagtctgaagtctttatattaagggccatcagtcaaacaatattgtttgctctgggtctaaacacaGAGCTTTCTTTGTggcgtcttcttttgcgcatgcgggccgctttgagcgacCACACTAGAgtgcgtttgctgtcgcattttatttgtagtgtgaacaagcagacaaaaaaataggaTTTGAtccaaaaaatcggaattgagcattaagacctgcagtgtgaacgtagcctatgAGCACCACTATCAGCAGCTCTGGAATTCTTTTCCAGGAAAACTGAACTCAAAGCCATCTGTCTAAACCAGCTTACTGTCTGTAAACATCAACATGAACGACGACTCCAGTTACTGTTTAATCCTGTTTACTGTTCTGTGTTTGTTATGGTGACCCTGGGTTTTTAGACAGGCGCCCActaataaaatgtgttattgttattattgctgttgttgttattattactgGTCTACCTTTAAATTATGTTCACTCTGCCTGCTGTTTGAAAGTTTCCTTATAGTTTCTTGTTCAACTGTTCATATAATCTTTTCCACActaattagtgtgaatgcttgtaaaagcattcacagtattgttgttgtaatctttattagtgtgaatgcttgtaaaagcattcacagtatagttgttgtaatctttattattattattattattattattattattattattattattagtgtgaatgcttgtaaaagcattcacagtattgttgttgtaatctttattagtgtgaatgcttgtaaaagcattcacagtattgttcttctaatctttattattagtgtgaatgcttgtaaaagcattcacagtattgttcttctaatctttattattagtgtgaatgcttgtaaaagcattcacagtattgttcttctaatctttattattattattagtgtgaatgcttgtaaaagcattcacagtattgttgttgtaatctttattagtgtgaatgcttgtaaaagcattcacagtattgttgttgtaatctttctTATTATCTATTATtccatattccgtacgttttttggcatctaactccttcaaaaccgttcaacttagaaaaaccattcaaacaccgttagattcctcttcttttggacatgactgcttctatttttctcatttataaaatttatatttttaaaattattcaacttttttcaacaaaaatttcccatgtatttcaatggggagacccttcaaattcttcttcaacttactcctctttaagctgtatctacttccacatacattgacgtagagccaccattcaaactttaaaacgaagacaagacattcaaccattcaacttgtatttatcttttcaatatctattatactttttcttcagttccactTTAaatttcatgatgttttttcacccgtttcagattttataatgggtgtgtatgggacggaatgttggggctagagtgagacagctcaactgctagagtgagaggagcaaaaaaattaatcttaaaatcttttttaaaactgctgctgtgtccgcagcgtttgctctacaggtataattttaccctcaaaacgtagccatcgctgtcctctttcatccaatgtgtttactattgtactaggtgttatggttctttcataaatgtcaccaatgcacagcctcctccctccaactcctccatagactccaatgttaaaatggctcagaaagttcgtttgaaaatcagaagggcatggtgtctttacactgtcaccatgtccatataataaactccacagacatgaaaactgagaattcagtagactagacattgctgtcgctcacggtgaaagaattttgtcaatacaacctgtacttttcatttgggagcgatttgtttggggctgacttttctgttcattttaagcagcaaaagtgaggtgcatgtctctgtgcgtgtgtatggagccactgggtgcagtcactatagcaaccaggctcacacctgcctgcctaacgagctctctctcactgtgccaagattcatcttaaacacttctctttcaactgctgctgtgtccacagtgtttgctctacagccatcattttaccctcaaaacgtcgccatcgttcttctctttccaacagcgtgtctttcaaagctcagagatgtaaacctttaaaactgtgtggatccaagtggagggatcacattttagtcattcagtgattcaaagattatgaacttttaatattcattcagatgttttctgactctaaattgtcttttctcatttcttaggtttttctaatttacaattaaaacattttcagctattttccaacttcttctctgtggttgtcagcttttagctgttcagcacttttgttttcaggtgaaaatttctgtatttttcatctcagtcaaaatttttaacttaaaattcagcaattaattcatttcagtgcatacattcagattcaagcattcacactgcagtttcttcagaaaatgcactttctagttattattattattattattatatcatattccgtacgtttttgtgcatctatctccttcaaaaccgttcaacttagaaaaaccattcaaacaccattagattcctcttcttttggacaagtgtgcttgtatttttctcatttataacatttatatttttaaaattattcaacttttttcaacaaaaatttcccatgtatttcaatggggagacccttcaaattctccttcaacttactcctctttaaactgtatgtacttccacatacgttgacatagatccaccattcaaactttaaaacgaagacaagacattcaactattcaacttgtatttatcttttcaatatctattatactttttcttcagttccagtttaagtttcatgatgatttttcagccgtttcagagtttataatgggtgtgtatgggacggaatgttggggctagagtgagacagctcaactgccagagtgagaggagcgaaaaaattaatcttaaaatattttttaaaactgctgctgtgtccacagcgtttgctctacaggtatgattttaccctcaaaacgtagccatcgctgtcctctttcatccaatgtgtttagtattgtactaggtgttatggttgtttcataaatgtcaccaaagcacagcctcctccctccaactcctccatagactctaatgttaaaatggctcagaaggttcgtttgaaaatcagaagagcatggtgtttttacactgtcaccacgtccatataataaactccacaggcatgaaaactgagaattaggtagactggacattgctgccgctcacggtgaaagaatttcgtcaataggacctgtacttttcatttgggagcgttttgtttcgacctgacttttctgttcattttaagcagcaaaagtgaggtgcatgtctgtgtgtgtgtatggagccattgggtgcagtcactatagcaaccaggctcacacctgcctgcttaacgagctctctctctcactctgccaagattcatcttaaacacttctctttcaaccgCTGCTGTTTCCACAGTATTTGCTCTACagacatcattttaccctcaaaacgaagacctcgatgttctctttccaacactgtgtctttcaaagctcagacatttaaaatttttaaactgtgtggatccaagtggaggaatcacattttagtcattcagtgattcaaagaatatgaacttttaatattcattcagatgttttctgaatctaaattttcttttctcatttctaaggtttttctaatttacatttaaaacattttcagcttttttccaaCTTGTTCTTCTGTGTAAACGTCAGCTTTTACCACTtaagcacttttgttttcagattaaattctgtttctttttatctcatttaaactttttaacttacaattcagcaattaattcatttcagtgcatacattcagattcaagcattcacactgcagtttcttcagaaaatgcactttctagttatattttattatatattccgtacgttttttgtactgtatctccttcaaaaccgttcaacttagaaaaaccattcaaacaccgttagattcctcttcttttggacatgactgcttctattttctcatttttaacatttatattttaattttattcaacttttttcaacaaaaatttcccatgtatttcaatggggagacccttcaaatcctcattcaacttactcattttcaaactctatctacttcaacataggttgacatagagccaccattcaaactttaaaacgaagacaagacattcaactattcaacttgtatttatcttttcaatatctgttatactttttcttcagttccagtttaagtttcatgatgttttttcagccgtttcagagtttataatgggtgtgtatgggacggaatgttggggctagagtgagaaggctcaactgctagagtgagaggagcgaaaaaattaatctgaaaatattttttaaaactgctgctgtgtccacggtgtttggtctacaggtatgattttaccctcaaaacgtagccatcgctgtcctctttcatccaatgtgtttactattgtactaggtgttatggttctttcataaatgtcaccaaagcacagcctcctccctccaactcctccatagactctaatgttaaaatggctcagaaggttcgtttgaaaatcagaagagcatggtgtttttacactgtcaccacgtccatataataaactccacaggcatgaaaactgagaattaggtagactggacattgctgccgctcacggtgaaggaatttcgtcaataggacctgtacttttcatttgggagcgatttgtttcggcctgacttttctgttcattttaagcagcaaaagtgaggtgcatgtctgtgtgcgtgtgtatggagcccctggctcagtcactatagcaaccaggctcacacctgcctgcctaacgagctctctctcactctgccaagattcatcttgaacacttctctttcaacagctgctgtgtccacagtatttgccctacagccatcattttaccctcaaaatgaagccatcgttcttctctttccaacagcgtgtctttcaaagctcagagatgtaaacctttaaaactgtgtggatccaagtggagtgatcatattttagtcattcagtgattcaaagaatatgaacttttaatattcattcagatgttttctgactctaaatagtcttttctcattacttaggtttttctaatttacatttaaaacattgtcagctcttttccaacttcttctgtgtggatttcagcttttagcagttcagcacttttgttttcaggtgaaaatttctgtatttttcatctcattcaacatttttaacttaaaattcagcaattaattcttttcggtgtatatattcagattcaagcattcacactgcagtttcttcagaaaatgcactttctagttattattattatattttattatatattccgtacgtttttgtactgtatctccttcaaaccgttcaacttagaaaaaccattcaaacaccgttagattcctcttcttttggacatgactgcttctattttctcatttttaacatttatatttttaattttattcaactttttcaacaaaaatttcccatgtatttcaatggggagacccttcaaatcctcattcaacttactcattttcaaactgtatctacttcaacataggttgacatagagccaccattcaaactttaaaacgaagacaagacattcaactattcaacttgtatttatcttttcaatgtctgttatacttttcttcagttccagtttaagtttcatgatgtttttcagccgtttcagagtttataatgggtgtgtatgggacggaatgttgggctagagtgagacagctgaactgctagagtgagaggagcaaaaaaattaatctgaaaatattttttaaaactgctgctgtgtccacggtgtttgctctacaggtatgattttaccctcaaaacgtagccatcgctgtcctctttcatccaatgtgtttactattgtactaggtgttatggttctttcataaatgtcaccaaagcacagcctcctccctccaactcctccatagactctaatgttaaaatggctcagaaggttcgtttgaaaatcagaagagcatggtgttttgacactgtcaccacgtccatataataaactccacaggcatgaaaactgagaattaggtagactggacattgctgccgctcacggtgaaggaatttcgtcaataggacctgtacttttcatttgggaacgatttgtttcggcctaacttttcagttcattttaagcagcaaaagtgaggtgcatgtctgtgtgcgtgtgtatggagcccctggctcagtcactatagcaaccaggctcacacctgcctgcctaacgag
The Oreochromis niloticus isolate F11D_XX unplaced genomic scaffold, O_niloticus_UMD_NMBU tig00007851_pilon, whole genome shotgun sequence genome window above contains:
- the LOC109194168 gene encoding NACHT, LRR and PYD domains-containing protein 14; its protein translation is FFCLHAFLSSVDRNQLLRFIHCCAACDVQQEAASGLLRTLQHSLDLSCSSCVEPPEEDQTEPLSLSADDCRAVSTILTHSSRDTQLDLRDCEVEDSVLDLLFPVLHRVRLRVSKTVLLQLLSLVPVNSERDTVRRAVSLCRALGGELDLSHTTLDQRVCGALVQMLDSCEGLTELDLSHCQLTDQLLLPLITHLHKVQVLDLSHNQITDASTDVLLQLLSINPSIHSVRLFSNNIVHRAAFKEHTQFEIW